The Streptococcus mitis genomic sequence CTAGTTGCAGGTTCGTTAACGGCTACTTCCGTTTCGCTAGCTGATACCCCAGTAGATACCCCAAAAGCTGTAAGTGCTAAAGTAGAAACGACAGCACCTGTGCGCAATTTCTTGATGGTTCCGTGACCTTGAGTGTTTGATTCCATCGTATAAACTCCTTTATGTCTTAAAAGACTGTTTTATGAATAATATTATACCATATTTTACAGTCTTTTAAATATTATTTTTGTTATAATTTCAGTCTTTTGACAGCGATTTATTCAATGGGATAAACTTGTATGATAGTTATGAGGTACTATCATGACTGAAAAAATAAATTTAAGAGAATTTGTTGCAAAACAAATCAGACTTCTAAGACTGAAAAGCGGGATGACACAAGAATATCTAGCAGAAAAGGCTGATCTGGGATTCAACTATATCTATAGATTAGAGAATAAACAGTTAAACGTTAAGCTTGAGACTATTGAAAAAATCATACAAGCGCTTGAAGTTGATATGAATACTTTTTTTAATATTGAAAATCAAAATCAAAGCGGAGAATTTTCACAACTCATTGAAGATATTAGAAACCTACCAACAGAAAAAAGAGAACCTACTATAAAAGCTCTCCGAGATATATTAAAACAAATAAATTAAGCCAAGTATTTTTGAACTTGGCTTTTTATTTTGTTAAATTCCCTTGACATTCAAAAAAGAACTCATATAAACTACTACGAATAAAACGACTATCTAATAGCGGAGCGAACAATAATTCTAGTTCCTTTTGTAGTTTTTCAGTTTCAAATTTTAATTCATTAAGAGTCATTTTTGTTGAAAATTCTAAAAAATTATTTCTACCCTTATCTTTAGTGATTTCCCTCGGTTGTAAAGGTCCCGAATCTGTAACTGCTATACGTAGTTTAGCAAGGAAAAGCATAATTTGCCAAATATTGGTTTGTTCTTCACTACTATTTTTAGAATCAATTAAACTAACAGTTAATTCTTCTAATATATTTAAAAAATTAGCCTTATTCAGATATTGTTCAAGAGTTGAATAATCAATATCAAAATCGATTTCATCCTGTGAATACATAAGAAATTTTAGCAAAAAAGACTTCATATCGTCTAGTTGCTCACTAGAGAGCTCAAATATACTATATCTAGTATTTTTACCTTTTATTGCTTTGTATTCATTAGCAAAAGCTAGACAACTACGAATT encodes the following:
- a CDS encoding helix-turn-helix domain-containing protein; amino-acid sequence: MTEKINLREFVAKQIRLLRLKSGMTQEYLAEKADLGFNYIYRLENKQLNVKLETIEKIIQALEVDMNTFFNIENQNQSGEFSQLIEDIRNLPTEKREPTIKALRDILKQIN